A genomic stretch from Flavobacterium humidisoli includes:
- a CDS encoding GlsB/YeaQ/YmgE family stress response membrane protein — MEFLYFLLIGAISGWLAGQIWKGAGFGLIGNIIVGIIGGFIGGWIAGKLGIGGGGLLWQILIAVGGAWVLLFIISLIKK, encoded by the coding sequence ATGGAATTTTTATATTTCTTACTTATAGGTGCCATTTCTGGATGGCTAGCGGGTCAAATCTGGAAAGGTGCCGGATTCGGTTTAATTGGTAATATTATTGTCGGAATCATAGGCGGATTTATTGGAGGATGGATTGCTGGAAAACTTGGCATTGGAGGTGGCGGTCTTCTGTGGCAGATTCTGATTGCTGTAGGAGGTGCGTGGGTTTTACTATTTATAATCAGCCTCATCAAAAAATAA
- a CDS encoding chaperone modulator CbpM, translating into MKNKNLIQIKEFCIYHEIENTFITELNNYGLIHIITEQNDEFLEPEQLPTVEKMIRMHYDLKINLEGIDAIAHLLNKIETLQQNLNTIQNKLRLYEEKETE; encoded by the coding sequence ATGAAAAATAAAAACTTAATACAGATCAAAGAGTTTTGTATCTATCACGAAATTGAAAACACTTTTATAACCGAGCTTAATAATTATGGGCTTATTCATATTATTACGGAACAAAATGACGAATTTCTGGAACCAGAACAGTTGCCAACAGTTGAAAAAATGATTCGAATGCATTATGATCTCAAAATAAATCTGGAAGGAATTGATGCAATTGCACATTTATTAAATAAGATTGAAACCTTGCAACAAAATTTAAATACGATACAAAACAAACTTCGCCTTTACGAAGAAAAAGAAACCGAATAA
- a CDS encoding RidA family protein — protein MKRENILTGSPWEDKMGYCRAVRIGNIVEVSGTVAIVDGEKVKADDAYAQTYNILERVEKVLEDLNVGMKDVIRTRIFTTNVSTFEEVARAHSAFFKDIKPTTGFYEISKLVAPEYLVEIEFTAVVQ, from the coding sequence ATGAAAAGAGAAAACATCTTAACTGGATCTCCGTGGGAAGACAAAATGGGATATTGCCGTGCCGTAAGAATTGGCAATATTGTTGAAGTTTCTGGAACTGTAGCCATTGTTGACGGTGAAAAAGTAAAAGCTGATGACGCTTATGCTCAAACCTATAACATTCTGGAGCGAGTTGAAAAAGTTTTAGAAGATTTAAATGTGGGTATGAAAGATGTTATTAGAACTAGAATTTTCACTACCAATGTTTCTACTTTTGAAGAAGTGGCAAGAGCACATTCTGCTTTCTTTAAAGATATAAAACCAACAACAGGATTTTATGAAATCAGTAAACTGGTTGCTCCAGAATATTTGGTTGAAATAGAATTTACTGCTGTTGTTCAGTAA
- the aqpZ gene encoding aquaporin Z: MKKLFAEFFGTYWLVFGGCGSAIFAAGIPNLGIGFAGVALAFGLTVLTMAYAVGHISGGHFNPAVSFGLWAGGRFSAKDLIPYIIAQCVGAIAAAGTLYTIASGKAGFAIDSTKAGAFASNGFGAFSPDGYSLQSAFIAEFVLTLFFLLVILGATDKFANGRFAGIAIGLALTLIHLISIPITNTSVNPARSLSQAIFIGGEPLSQVWLFWVAPILGALAAGFLYKTLLQNHTEA, translated from the coding sequence ATGAAAAAATTATTTGCAGAGTTTTTCGGAACTTATTGGCTTGTTTTTGGTGGATGCGGAAGCGCAATCTTTGCAGCGGGAATTCCAAATTTAGGAATTGGATTTGCTGGTGTTGCGCTTGCTTTTGGTTTAACGGTACTTACAATGGCATATGCTGTTGGCCACATTTCTGGCGGTCACTTTAATCCCGCTGTTTCTTTTGGTTTATGGGCTGGCGGAAGATTTTCGGCCAAAGATCTTATTCCGTACATCATTGCACAATGTGTTGGAGCTATTGCGGCAGCAGGAACTTTATATACAATAGCTTCTGGAAAAGCTGGTTTTGCAATTGACAGTACAAAAGCTGGAGCCTTTGCATCTAACGGTTTTGGAGCTTTTTCTCCTGATGGCTATTCCTTACAGTCTGCTTTTATTGCAGAGTTTGTACTTACATTATTCTTTTTATTAGTGATTTTAGGAGCAACTGATAAATTTGCAAATGGCAGATTTGCAGGAATCGCAATCGGTTTGGCGTTAACTTTAATACACTTAATCAGTATTCCTATTACTAATACTTCTGTAAACCCAGCGAGATCTTTATCACAAGCGATTTTTATTGGCGGAGAGCCATTATCTCAGGTTTGGCTGTTTTGGGTTGCCCCTATTCTTGGTGCATTAGCAGCAGGCTTCCTTTATAAAACACTGCTTCAAAATCATACGGAAGCTTAA
- a CDS encoding DoxX family membrane protein, which translates to MILPWHLYLMAFLYILAGINHFRKPGMYIKIIPPAFKNPKLINILSGAAEIILGILLILPFTTPIAAWGIIMLLIAVFPANLYMFQNKKAGFGLPIWILFVRLPLQIVLIYWAYQYTF; encoded by the coding sequence ATGATTTTACCTTGGCATTTATATTTAATGGCTTTCCTTTATATTCTTGCTGGGATAAATCATTTTAGAAAACCTGGAATGTACATAAAGATCATTCCGCCTGCATTTAAAAACCCCAAATTAATAAATATTTTAAGTGGTGCCGCTGAGATTATTCTAGGCATCTTGCTAATCCTGCCTTTTACAACGCCTATTGCCGCTTGGGGAATTATAATGCTATTGATTGCTGTTTTCCCTGCCAATTTGTACATGTTTCAAAATAAAAAAGCAGGTTTTGGTTTACCAATATGGATTTTATTTGTACGTTTGCCCTTACAAATTGTTTTGATTTATTGGGCTTACCAATATACATTCTAA
- a CDS encoding EamA family transporter: protein MTSQNNVLKGVFLVALGATTYGMLATFVKMAYSEGYTTAEVTTSQFIYGILGILAINLFQRIKNKNKPAVKASRKNIFNLMLAGTSLGMTSLFYYLAVKYIPVSIGIVLLMQTVWMGVLLEMILEKKLPSKQKVIAVLIVLFGTVLATNIINNDIELDWRGLFWGMLAAASFTTTMFTANSVATEISSAQRSLYMLLGGAVIVFSFAFATQVTAFNMEIFLKWGIVLSLFGTIIPPLLMTAGFPLTGIGLGSIVSALELPVSVMMAYVLLNEKVIFSQWVGIVLIILAIIIMNVNFKSKK, encoded by the coding sequence ATGACGTCGCAAAATAATGTATTAAAGGGTGTTTTTCTTGTTGCTTTGGGAGCAACTACTTACGGAATGTTAGCTACTTTTGTAAAAATGGCCTATTCTGAAGGATACACAACTGCAGAAGTAACGACCTCACAGTTTATATACGGAATTCTAGGTATTCTTGCAATCAATCTCTTTCAGCGCATTAAAAATAAAAACAAGCCTGCCGTAAAAGCATCTCGTAAAAATATCTTCAATTTAATGCTTGCTGGAACTTCTTTAGGAATGACAAGCTTATTTTATTATTTGGCGGTAAAATATATTCCTGTTTCTATCGGAATCGTTTTACTGATGCAAACCGTTTGGATGGGTGTTTTGCTTGAAATGATTTTAGAAAAAAAACTGCCTTCAAAACAAAAAGTAATTGCAGTACTTATTGTGCTTTTCGGAACTGTTTTAGCCACTAATATTATCAATAATGATATCGAATTAGACTGGAGAGGTTTATTTTGGGGAATGTTGGCTGCTGCTTCTTTTACTACAACTATGTTTACTGCAAATAGTGTAGCAACCGAAATTTCATCTGCTCAAAGAAGTCTTTATATGCTTTTGGGTGGTGCTGTTATTGTATTTTCGTTTGCTTTTGCAACACAGGTTACTGCTTTTAATATGGAAATCTTCCTTAAATGGGGAATTGTATTATCATTATTTGGTACAATAATTCCACCGCTTTTAATGACGGCAGGTTTTCCATTAACTGGAATTGGACTAGGAAGTATTGTTTCTGCCCTAGAACTGCCGGTTTCGGTGATGATGGCCTATGTTTTATTAAACGAAAAAGTAATCTTCTCTCAATGGGTCGGCATTGTATTGATTATTCTAGCCATAATTATTATGAATGTAAATTTCAAGTCAAAAAAATAA
- a CDS encoding peptidylprolyl isomerase, with protein sequence MKKSILLLLIAVGSFYSCKDDHSNLPDGLYADIETNKGHIIVELDYKKAPITVANFVTLAEGKNEFVTHEQLKKKPFFDGLKFHRVIESFMIQSGDPLGTGSGDTGYKFKDEFSDLKFDKAGVLAMANNGPGTNSSQFFITHVETPWLDNLHTIFGHVVSAKDQEVVNKVVQGDNIVAVTIIRNGEAAKKFDAVKVFHDYFADIAKEQQKYAGAQKEKVDYYATLKPKATKTTSGLEYVITEKGSGKKPAIGSQIYIHYAGFLENGTLFDTSIEEVAKEFGKFDPARAQAQAYKPIEFKAGRKDGLIPGFIEGVEQLSYGDKAVLFIPSHLAYGATGAGGVIPPNANIIFEIQISDKQ encoded by the coding sequence ATGAAAAAGAGTATTTTATTATTACTAATAGCCGTAGGCTCATTTTATTCTTGTAAAGATGACCACAGTAATCTTCCTGATGGTTTATATGCCGATATAGAAACAAACAAAGGTCACATCATTGTAGAGCTTGATTACAAAAAAGCACCAATTACAGTGGCTAACTTTGTGACTTTAGCTGAAGGTAAAAACGAGTTTGTAACGCACGAGCAATTAAAAAAGAAACCTTTCTTTGACGGTTTAAAATTCCACCGAGTAATTGAAAGTTTCATGATTCAAAGTGGTGATCCATTAGGAACTGGTTCTGGAGATACTGGATATAAATTTAAAGATGAATTCTCAGATTTAAAATTTGACAAAGCTGGAGTTTTAGCGATGGCAAATAACGGGCCTGGAACAAACAGCAGCCAGTTTTTTATTACTCACGTAGAAACTCCTTGGTTAGACAACCTACACACTATTTTTGGTCATGTTGTAAGTGCAAAAGATCAAGAGGTAGTAAACAAAGTTGTTCAAGGAGACAATATCGTTGCTGTAACTATTATTAGAAATGGTGAAGCGGCGAAAAAATTCGATGCTGTAAAAGTATTCCACGATTATTTTGCTGACATTGCAAAAGAACAACAAAAATACGCTGGAGCTCAAAAAGAAAAAGTAGATTATTATGCTACTCTAAAGCCAAAAGCAACTAAAACTACAAGCGGTTTAGAATATGTAATTACAGAAAAAGGAAGTGGCAAGAAACCTGCTATTGGAAGTCAAATTTACATTCACTACGCTGGTTTCCTTGAAAACGGAACTTTATTTGACACTAGCATTGAAGAAGTTGCAAAAGAATTCGGGAAATTTGATCCTGCAAGAGCACAAGCACAAGCTTACAAACCAATTGAATTTAAAGCAGGCCGTAAAGATGGCTTAATTCCAGGGTTTATTGAAGGTGTTGAGCAATTGTCTTATGGTGACAAAGCAGTTCTTTTCATTCCATCGCACTTAGCTTACGGAGCAACTGGCGCTGGAGGTGTAATTCCGCCAAACGCTAATATTATTTTCGAAATCCAGATTTCAGACAAACAGTAA
- a CDS encoding DHH family phosphoesterase, with protein sequence MKIQDIQAIQLLLATPKKIVIIPHRGPDGDAMGSTLGLYHFLIKNNHQATVIAPNDFPNFLAWLPGSETVKIFEKETEICTQILEEAEIIFTLDFNAFHRTGEMEHTLAKLKATFIMIDHHQKPDDYATYTYSDTSYGSTCEMVYNFITFLNKKEDIDKTIATCIYTGILTDSGSFRFPGTTGNTHRIIAELIDLGVENTQIPVLLFDNSSFSRLQLLGRALQNMKILENHKTSYTTLTQEELDSFNYVKGDTEGIVNYGLSIKDIVFTAIFIENKDEGIIKISFRSQGGFDVNQFARDHFNGGGHSNAAGGRSEVSMQETVNKFEDLVKKLKL encoded by the coding sequence ATGAAAATACAAGATATTCAAGCGATTCAATTATTACTCGCCACCCCAAAGAAAATTGTCATCATTCCGCACAGAGGACCAGATGGCGATGCAATGGGATCAACGTTAGGTTTATACCATTTTTTAATTAAAAACAATCATCAGGCAACAGTAATTGCTCCGAATGATTTTCCTAATTTTTTAGCTTGGCTTCCAGGATCTGAAACCGTAAAAATATTCGAAAAAGAAACCGAAATCTGTACACAAATTTTAGAAGAAGCTGAAATCATTTTCACACTTGATTTTAATGCTTTTCACCGTACAGGCGAAATGGAGCATACTTTAGCGAAGCTGAAAGCTACTTTCATTATGATCGATCATCATCAAAAGCCTGATGATTATGCTACCTATACCTATTCAGATACTTCATACGGATCAACTTGCGAAATGGTTTATAACTTTATCACTTTCTTAAACAAAAAAGAAGATATTGATAAAACCATTGCAACTTGCATCTACACAGGTATTTTAACCGATTCTGGTTCTTTCCGTTTTCCTGGTACAACAGGAAATACACATAGAATTATTGCAGAATTAATTGATTTAGGAGTTGAAAATACACAGATTCCTGTATTGCTTTTTGACAATAGTTCTTTCAGCAGATTACAATTATTAGGACGTGCTTTGCAGAACATGAAGATCCTTGAAAATCATAAAACATCCTATACGACGTTAACACAAGAAGAGCTAGATTCTTTTAATTATGTTAAAGGTGATACCGAAGGAATTGTTAATTATGGCTTAAGTATAAAAGATATTGTTTTTACTGCTATTTTTATCGAAAATAAAGACGAAGGCATTATCAAGATTTCATTCCGTTCGCAAGGAGGTTTTGATGTAAATCAGTTTGCTCGAGATCATTTCAACGGTGGCGGACATAGCAATGCAGCTGGAGGAAGATCTGAAGTTTCGATGCAAGAAACAGTTAATAAATTTGAAGATTTAGTAAAAAAACTAAAATTATAA
- a CDS encoding DnaJ C-terminal domain-containing protein, which produces MDYIDYYKILDVTKSATEADIKKAYRKLARKYHPDLNPNDKEPEKKFKEINEANEVLSNPENRKKYDKYGKDWKHAEEFEKAGYDPNQQQNRQQGGYQYSEGDFSGFGGGDFSGSDFSDFFNSMYGGGRTRSQSKYRGQDFNAELELDLKAAYTTHKQNLTVNGKNIRITIPAGVENGQIIKIPNHGGPGVNGGPNGDLYITFIISNNSDFKREGNNLYADAPIDLYTAILGGETYINTFDGKVKIKVPAETQPGTKVKLKGKGFPVYKKENQFGDLYITYTIKLPTKLSEKEKELFEELAKLRKS; this is translated from the coding sequence ATGGATTATATAGATTACTACAAAATATTGGATGTTACAAAATCGGCTACCGAGGCAGACATCAAAAAGGCCTATAGAAAACTGGCTAGGAAATATCATCCAGATTTAAATCCGAATGATAAAGAACCCGAGAAAAAATTCAAAGAAATAAATGAAGCAAACGAAGTTTTAAGCAATCCCGAAAATCGAAAAAAATACGATAAGTACGGAAAAGACTGGAAACATGCTGAAGAATTTGAAAAAGCAGGCTACGATCCGAATCAGCAGCAAAACAGACAGCAGGGCGGTTATCAATATTCTGAAGGCGATTTCTCTGGTTTCGGAGGCGGAGATTTTTCTGGAAGTGATTTCTCCGATTTTTTCAATTCGATGTATGGCGGAGGAAGAACGCGCTCACAGTCTAAATATAGAGGACAGGACTTTAATGCCGAATTAGAACTGGATCTTAAAGCAGCTTACACAACACATAAACAAAACTTAACTGTAAACGGAAAAAATATTCGAATTACAATTCCTGCCGGTGTAGAAAACGGACAGATCATTAAAATTCCAAATCATGGCGGGCCTGGTGTAAACGGGGGTCCAAACGGCGATTTGTACATTACTTTTATAATTTCTAATAATTCCGATTTTAAACGTGAAGGAAATAATTTATACGCCGACGCACCAATTGATTTGTACACCGCTATTTTAGGCGGAGAAACGTATATCAATACTTTTGATGGAAAAGTAAAAATTAAAGTCCCAGCAGAAACTCAGCCTGGGACAAAAGTAAAATTGAAAGGAAAAGGATTTCCTGTTTATAAAAAAGAGAATCAATTTGGTGATTTATACATTACCTATACCATCAAACTTCCAACAAAACTTTCGGAGAAAGAAAAAGAGTTATTTGAAGAATTAGCAAAACTAAGAAAGTCATGA
- a CDS encoding voltage-gated chloride channel family protein, protein MTPQSPKQFLLSLPKWVLICALIGILSGSASAFFLVSLEWVTQFRIHHDWIIWFLPFGGFLVGLSYYYWGESVAKGNNLLLEEYENPKKVIPFKMAPLVLLGTLLTHLFGGSAGREGTAVQMGGAIADQFTKFFKLDNSERKILIILGISAGFASVFGTPLAGAIFALEVLYFSKINFKSILLSFLVAYAAYFTVEFWKIKHTHYSIPVVPELSLNNIIFTLIVGILSGFAALLFSRSTHFWSSLFSKNIKYPPLRPVIGGVVLAIAIAGFGFTKFSGLGVPVIVDSFSNPNQWYDFLLKILFTGFTLGAGFKGGEVTPLFFVGATLGSALSTVIPMPIALLAGIGFVAVFSGATHTPIACTIMGMELFGIDPGIFIAIACTIAYFSSGSVGIYKSQIVKGAKYKLYQRLNSNF, encoded by the coding sequence ATGACTCCTCAATCACCAAAACAATTCCTATTATCTCTTCCTAAATGGGTTCTTATCTGTGCCTTAATTGGCATACTTTCTGGATCTGCTTCTGCATTTTTCTTAGTTTCTTTAGAATGGGTGACACAATTTAGAATTCACCATGACTGGATTATATGGTTTTTGCCTTTCGGTGGATTTCTGGTTGGATTGAGTTATTATTATTGGGGAGAATCTGTTGCAAAAGGAAACAATCTTTTATTGGAAGAATATGAAAATCCCAAAAAAGTCATTCCGTTTAAAATGGCGCCTTTAGTACTTTTAGGAACACTATTGACACATTTATTTGGAGGATCTGCAGGACGAGAAGGAACCGCAGTGCAAATGGGAGGCGCAATTGCCGACCAATTTACAAAATTCTTCAAACTTGATAATTCAGAACGCAAGATTCTGATTATTCTCGGAATCAGCGCGGGTTTTGCTTCTGTTTTTGGAACTCCTCTTGCGGGAGCTATTTTTGCTTTAGAAGTTTTATACTTCAGTAAAATTAATTTTAAAAGCATTTTACTTTCTTTTTTAGTGGCTTACGCAGCTTATTTTACAGTAGAATTTTGGAAAATAAAACATACACATTACAGCATTCCAGTTGTTCCAGAACTTAGTTTAAACAATATTATTTTCACTCTAATTGTTGGAATTTTATCAGGATTTGCTGCTCTATTATTTTCTAGAAGTACTCATTTCTGGAGTTCCCTTTTTTCAAAAAACATTAAATATCCTCCGCTTCGTCCTGTAATTGGAGGTGTGGTTTTGGCTATTGCCATTGCCGGTTTCGGATTTACAAAATTCTCTGGATTAGGAGTTCCTGTAATTGTCGATTCCTTTTCGAATCCAAACCAATGGTATGATTTTCTACTTAAAATATTGTTTACAGGATTTACTTTAGGAGCAGGTTTTAAAGGTGGCGAAGTAACGCCGCTATTTTTTGTCGGTGCGACTTTAGGAAGCGCTTTATCGACCGTAATTCCAATGCCAATTGCACTTTTAGCAGGAATCGGATTTGTTGCTGTTTTCTCGGGCGCAACCCACACTCCTATTGCTTGTACGATTATGGGAATGGAGTTATTCGGAATTGATCCTGGAATATTCATCGCAATTGCCTGTACAATTGCTTATTTTTCTTCTGGTTCTGTCGGAATTTACAAATCACAGATTGTTAAAGGTGCGAAATACAAATTGTATCAGAGATTAAATTCCAATTTTTAA
- a CDS encoding peptidylprolyl isomerase, giving the protein MKFKFLFLFCLAIVNIQAQTKKPATKPAAKPTTTAAAASNPGDGIFATISTTKGDIVLSLEYVKAPVTVANFITLAEGTNPNVKASLKGKPFYNGLKFHRVINDFMIQGGDPDGNGSGGPGYSFKDEFVDDLKFEKGGVLAMANSGPATNGSQFFITHKDTPWLNGKHTIFGHVVSGMDNVNKIVQDDVMTKIVITRKGAAAKKFDALKVLSDDVKKEAAKKEEAKKVITAKAAYFKDLKAKATATASGLKYVITQKGTGVKGAEGSTIYFHYAGYFEDGNLFDSSMAPVAKAYGKYDANRDAQGGYKAFPFTVGKKEGMIPGFLEALDMMTDGEKAIFFLPSNLAYGEKGAGGVIPPNATLIFEIETYQNQPK; this is encoded by the coding sequence ATGAAATTTAAATTTCTATTTTTATTTTGCTTAGCCATAGTAAATATACAAGCTCAAACTAAAAAACCTGCTACAAAACCAGCAGCAAAACCTACAACTACAGCAGCTGCTGCGTCAAATCCTGGGGATGGGATTTTTGCTACTATATCTACTACAAAAGGAGACATTGTTCTTTCCTTAGAATATGTTAAAGCTCCCGTTACAGTAGCAAACTTTATTACTTTAGCAGAAGGTACAAATCCTAACGTTAAAGCATCTCTTAAAGGAAAACCATTTTACAACGGATTAAAATTCCATAGAGTAATTAACGATTTCATGATTCAGGGTGGTGATCCTGACGGAAACGGTTCTGGAGGTCCAGGATATTCTTTTAAAGATGAATTTGTAGACGATTTAAAATTCGAAAAAGGCGGTGTTCTTGCCATGGCAAATTCTGGCCCAGCAACAAACGGAAGCCAGTTTTTCATTACACATAAAGATACTCCTTGGTTGAACGGAAAACACACTATTTTTGGCCATGTTGTTTCAGGAATGGATAATGTAAATAAAATTGTTCAGGACGATGTAATGACAAAAATTGTTATTACACGCAAAGGTGCAGCAGCAAAGAAATTTGATGCCTTAAAAGTTTTAAGTGATGATGTAAAAAAAGAAGCTGCTAAAAAAGAAGAAGCAAAAAAAGTAATAACTGCAAAAGCGGCTTATTTTAAAGACTTAAAAGCAAAAGCAACTGCAACAGCTTCTGGGTTAAAATATGTAATCACTCAAAAAGGTACTGGTGTTAAAGGTGCTGAAGGTTCTACAATCTACTTTCACTACGCTGGATATTTTGAAGACGGAAACTTATTTGACAGCAGTATGGCTCCAGTCGCAAAAGCATATGGAAAATATGATGCCAATAGAGATGCCCAAGGTGGCTACAAGGCTTTTCCTTTTACAGTTGGTAAAAAAGAAGGAATGATTCCTGGTTTTCTTGAAGCTCTTGATATGATGACAGACGGAGAAAAAGCGATTTTCTTCTTACCTTCAAATTTAGCGTATGGCGAAAAAGGTGCTGGCGGAGTTATTCCTCCAAATGCAACTTTGATTTTTGAAATTGAAACTTATCAAAACCAGCCTAAGTAA
- the gldI gene encoding gliding motility-associated peptidyl-prolyl isomerase GldI → MNYLKLSIYTLLFTVLLSSCKHHEEARRPISRASGTFMKKSADRNKKLVANEEDVIKKIIKSNPKVKYYATPKGYWFYYDERNTNETVAPRKGDIAYFNMEVKDIKGNVIYSESDLGPQTYYVDKQDIMMGLRDGIKRMHKNETVTFLFPSHMAYGYHGDNKKIGTNESLIVTVTLRNFVPDPAAPTVKTAAQPSAVAPKPVVAKPAAPAKKDTLH, encoded by the coding sequence ATGAATTACCTAAAACTTAGCATTTACACTTTGCTTTTTACGGTTTTATTAAGCAGCTGTAAGCATCATGAAGAAGCCAGAAGACCCATTTCTAGAGCTTCGGGAACATTCATGAAAAAATCGGCTGACCGAAATAAAAAATTAGTGGCAAATGAAGAAGATGTCATTAAGAAAATAATTAAAAGCAATCCGAAAGTAAAATATTATGCTACTCCAAAAGGCTATTGGTTTTATTATGACGAAAGAAATACAAATGAAACTGTAGCTCCAAGAAAAGGCGATATTGCTTACTTTAATATGGAAGTAAAAGACATAAAAGGCAATGTCATTTATTCTGAATCTGATCTTGGCCCTCAAACTTACTATGTAGATAAACAAGACATTATGATGGGGCTTCGTGACGGAATAAAAAGAATGCATAAAAACGAAACTGTTACGTTTTTATTTCCATCACATATGGCTTACGGGTATCACGGAGATAATAAAAAAATTGGTACAAACGAATCTCTAATCGTTACAGTAACGCTTAGAAATTTTGTTCCAGATCCTGCGGCACCAACAGTAAAAACAGCTGCTCAACCATCAGCCGTAGCGCCAAAACCTGTAGTTGCAAAACCTGCTGCGCCAGCTAAAAAAGACACATTACATTAA
- the guaA gene encoding glutamine-hydrolyzing GMP synthase, translating to MQHNVLILDFGSQYTQLIARRVRELNIFCEIFPYNHIPSDLSSYKAVILGGSPFSVRGEDAPHPDLSQIRGKMPLLAVCYGAQYLAHFSGGEVAASNTREYGRANLSYIKEGETFFEGVSENSQVWMSHSDSIKALPTNAVKLASTHDVEYAAYKIEGETTYAIQYHPEVYHSTDGKKMLENFLVKIAEVPQNFTPNAFVDEMVAELKEKLGNDKVVLGLSGGVDSTVAAVLLNKAIGQNLYCIFVNNGLLRKNEFQNVLDQYKGMGLNVKGVDAGDRFLGELAGISDPETKRKTIGRVFIEVFDDESHLLEDVKWLAQGTIYPDVIESVSVKGPSATIKSHHNVGGLPDYMKLKIVEPLRMLFKDEVRRVGATLGIDPELLGRHPFPGPGLSIRILGDITPEKVQILQDVDSVFIEGLKSWGLYDKVWQAGAILLPVNSVGVMGDERTYEKVVALRAVESTDGMTADWVHLPYDFLMKVSNDIINKVKGVNRVVYDISSKPPATIEWE from the coding sequence ATGCAACACAACGTACTTATTTTAGATTTCGGATCGCAATATACTCAGCTTATTGCGCGTAGAGTTCGCGAATTAAATATATTCTGCGAAATTTTTCCTTACAATCACATTCCAAGTGATTTATCAAGTTATAAAGCCGTAATTTTAGGAGGAAGCCCTTTCTCTGTTAGAGGAGAAGATGCGCCACATCCTGATTTATCACAAATTAGAGGTAAAATGCCTTTGCTTGCTGTTTGTTACGGAGCTCAATATTTGGCTCATTTCAGCGGTGGTGAAGTAGCTGCTTCAAATACAAGAGAATACGGTAGAGCAAACTTGTCTTATATTAAAGAAGGTGAAACTTTCTTTGAAGGAGTTTCAGAAAATAGCCAGGTTTGGATGAGCCACAGCGATAGTATCAAAGCGCTTCCAACAAATGCTGTAAAATTGGCAAGCACACATGATGTAGAATATGCAGCTTACAAAATTGAAGGCGAAACTACTTATGCAATTCAATATCATCCAGAAGTTTACCATTCAACAGATGGAAAAAAAATGCTGGAGAATTTCTTGGTAAAAATTGCTGAAGTTCCTCAAAACTTTACACCAAATGCTTTCGTTGACGAAATGGTAGCAGAACTGAAAGAGAAATTAGGAAACGATAAAGTGGTTCTTGGCTTATCTGGAGGAGTAGATTCTACTGTAGCGGCAGTTTTATTAAACAAAGCAATTGGACAAAATTTATACTGCATCTTTGTTAACAATGGACTTTTACGTAAAAACGAATTCCAAAATGTATTAGATCAATACAAAGGAATGGGGTTAAATGTAAAAGGTGTAGATGCTGGAGATCGTTTTCTTGGCGAATTAGCAGGAATTAGTGATCCTGAAACAAAACGTAAAACAATTGGTCGTGTATTTATCGAAGTTTTTGATGATGAATCGCACTTATTAGAAGACGTAAAATGGTTAGCCCAGGGAACTATTTATCCAGACGTAATCGAATCTGTTTCGGTAAAAGGACCATCTGCGACAATTAAATCGCACCACAATGTTGGTGGATTACCAGATTATATGAAATTAAAAATTGTAGAACCTCTTAGAATGCTTTTTAAAGACGAAGTAAGACGAGTAGGAGCTACATTAGGAATAGATCCAGAATTATTAGGAAGACACCCTTTCCCAGGGCCTGGATTATCAATCAGGATTTTAGGAGATATTACTCCAGAGAAAGTACAGATTTTACAAGATGTTGATTCTGTATTTATTGAAGGATTAAAATCTTGGGGATTATATGATAAAGTTTGGCAGGCGGGAGCAATTTTGCTTCCTGTAAACAGTGTTGGTGTTATGGGAGATGAGCGTACTTACGAAAAAGTAGTAGCGCTTAGAGCTGTAGAATCAACAGATGGAATGACTGCTGATTGGGTTCATTTGCCTTACGATTTCTTGATGAAAGTGTCAAATGATATTATCAATAAAGTAAAAGGCGTGAATCGTGTAGTTTACGATATTAGTTCAAAACCACCAGCAACAATTGAGTGGGAATAG